One region of Podospora bellae-mahoneyi strain CBS 112042 chromosome 1 map unlocalized CBS112042p_1.2, whole genome shotgun sequence genomic DNA includes:
- the YEY2 gene encoding Valine--pyruvate aminotransferase (COG:E; EggNog:ENOG503NVUW) yields MVPMTCQYAHVNIWSPFSGETIVSFAPHLLPPLVVFCCQEAFLHSRHQTSDLAITFLPSVITLVGTAQFSCHWLHDLVKMASTTSDKTISNSINTSPTPPLQDVTNQTLDPERGASSSKKELINFLRGWPSPSLLSSSILQAASTALLSDPSLSVPALQYGPDPGYQPLREELAVWLEKQYLTSTKSEEICITGGASQGLACVLASFTDPSYTQTVWASAPCYYLACPIFEDAGFGPGRIKAVPEDQQGGIDIDLLDTLLQKHEVQHHQPTHKGAERKNTGPYRKHYRHVVYLVSTCSNPSGTTMTLEKRNRLVKVARRHDVLVVSDDVYDFLQWPILPASPSSDLGPLLPRLSDIDLSLGPSEPATSSGKWFGNVISNGSFSKLLGPGLRTGWVHGTPDFVMGLSQTGATRSGGAGSQFAAALLAEVMKAGELERHLQETVRPGLRRRHELIMETIKQELGELGVAVAAQDGDRFGGYFVWLTLPGGLDARVVAQKARQEEELIVAEGEMFEVRGDEEGAKFRGNIRLSFSWEDEHKITEGVRRLGRVVRGLSGETR; encoded by the exons ATGGTACCAATGACTTGTCAGTATGCGCATGTCAATATTTGGTCGCCCTTTTCCGGGGAGACAATTGTGTCATTCGCCCCGCACCTCCTTCCGCCTCTGGTCGTGTTTTGTTGTCAAGAGGCCTTTCTCCACTCACGACATCAAACCTCGGACTTGGCCATTACATTCTTGCCTTCAGTCATCACTTTAGTTGGAACCGCGCAGTTTTCTTGCCATTGGTTACATGATTTGGTCAAGATGGCGTCAACAACATCTGATAAGACGATTTCAAACTCCATAAACACCTCACCCACGCCACCACTACAAGATGTCACTAACCAGACACTCGACCCTGAAAGGGGTGCTTCCAGTTCCAAGAAGGAGCTCATCAACTTTCTCAGAGGCTGGCCCTCCCCGTCCTTGTTATCTTCCTCCATTTTACAGGCCGCCTCGACGGCGCTCCTCTCTGACCCCTCCCTGTCCGTTCCTGCCTTGCAATACGGCCCAGACCCGGGGTACCAGCCTCTCAGAGAGGAATTGGCTGTCTGGCTGGAGAAGCAATACTTAACCAGCACTAAGAGCGAGGAGATATGCATCACCGGCGGCGCGAGTCAGGGGTTGGCATGTGTGCTGGCTAGTTTTACTGACCCGTCTTACACCCAGACTG TATGGGCCTCAGCGCCATGCTACTACCTCGCCTGTCCCATCTTTGAGGATGCCGGGTTTGGTCCAGGACGCATAAAAGCCGTGCCAGAGGACCAGCAAGGGGGCATTGATATCGACTTGCTGGACACTTTGCTTCAAAAGCACGAggtccagcaccaccagccaactcACAAAGGAGCAGAAAGGAAAAACACCGGCCCCTACAGAAAGCACTACCGCCATGTTGTCTACCTTGTTTCGACGTGCTCCAACCCTTCTGGGACGACCATGACGCTGGAGAAGAGAAACCGACTGGTCAAAGTCGCCAGAAGGCACGATGTGCTGGTCGTGAGTGATGATGTCTACGACTTTTTACAATGGCCTATCCTGCCAGCCTCCCCCTCGTCTGACCTCGGCCCGTTGCTCCCGCGCCTCTCAGACATTGACTTGTCATTGGGTCCCTCAGAGCCCGCAACAAGCTCCGGGAAATGGTTCGGCAATGTTATTTCCAACGGCTCTTTCTCCAAACTGCTGGGACCCGGTCTCAGGACGGGGTGGGTTCACGGCACGCCAGACTTCGTCATGGGGCTGTCCCAGACGGGGGCGACCAGGTCGGGAGGCGCGGGCAGCCAGTTTGCTGCTGCGTTGTTGGCTGAAGTGATGAAGGctggggagttggagaggcaTCTGCAGGAAACGGTCAGGCCCGGTCTGCGGAGACGACATGAGCTCATCATGGAAACGATCAAGCAGGAGTTGGGAGAGttgggggtggcggtggctgcGCAGGATGGGGACAGGTTTGGGGGGTATTTTGTTTGGTTGACTTTGCCGGGGGGGCTTGACGCAAGGGTGGTGGCGCAAAAGGCCaggcaagaggaggagttgatcGTAGCAGAGGGGGAGATGTTTGAGGTGAggggagatgaggaaggggCGAAGTTTAGGGGGAATATTAGGTTGAGTTTCTCTTGGGAGGACGAGCACAAGATCACAGAGGGGGTAAGGAGACTGGGGCGTGTTGTGAGGGGTTTGTCAGGTGAGACTCGATAG
- a CDS encoding uncharacterized protein (EggNog:ENOG503P08K) gives MMATESPKQRSDEATITSDAQPSTKVDTNPENVDVNRTHINGASTDDLANKHISDIIDDLVNSAEVSVSGGSDNEASKDGSKGKEDGASHPRPSSTIKKPAPFKAISVNKTFLHQKGTAPPAQTKPLEKPTVTLSSSPTPSSTLSSSRPRLVAKTGSGLVAKSSGANGGKSGSAPDANAVWNKNRPAPPPEPKKYTDEELKKYGIHMASRLGPEDIKGENNWADIEDDDEDWTPEAIVWADGTKTTIPHVDDHHAMPASASAPQAAQTASTGELAVRQASRESESSAKTKASALVAPPATAPGPGPAPKTHVLGGGKGLVLKGAPEKPTLVAKPPPPPAAIKSPWATIPKVDKVSPIAAPDVSGPPVSRYPPRDPALSGDARLAPKEIAADDFSRAPWRDGPPHSNRELYNSQSGRYEPVSDRRGTVRSDVPPGRQPAVLHRPTHYDQQGPFEPSGPYPGARDIEQPGPYGRRRGSSNVSGGSGALHRLKTLEHPMPPPELINARRGSMTVGSDGPASPRNFSPSGGPRHPQGWAPRASPAMTHAIPYHQAPSVASVQDAAPAAIQQSPLVPAASLVGVTEQDIELQKKLMRERRELALKRRQEQEAREEAERKERIRAKLEAMGPAPESKSAKMAAAKDPPPAPAPAQPREPVTQKPTETHEPKPKEDVDPGAAPAPERKPEALLNGSPVQTLATLDSIDAQPHTHAHPWPSTGKPVERYQATPTWGPPQAGPAKNVWGAPNNNRTLGNGTFVSDLGTTQLPHQLSSKSGPGPIAPPTSVRGAMAPTTRLQPIGPPRPGPRSEQAHGGNASEPRQTASSAWTNSASTIGLQDELFAKMLGDSASERERRLKESGRGLNDQPPIKDTWRPTKLDADGRRIEAAPKQTVKIGSEHAWGTAAEVKATASQQEPSASSNGPAEYGHLTQSTINTRDISTTSILGVPTAPQHARGSRFFPPSRDIRLESSMEVSRPKSPSPPPPDMAGHPAFDGDVAHPHVSLPRPQPVVRLPPSASSDRRSATAVGQGKSHVPSFAWAKEAAYKESEHPPAGSNAGNRRPSFNKPESAWQARFDNLLGGRKAHSVNPRSPGLRFGDEPVHMASEPWPSSPFSHPSSPLSGKDGSVTTKGMAEDCFEEQEMGSLPPVRIPNTVSEAAWQPSPTPKPLPKKLYAVPSSADPITFPVPMSGAGTIWCVSFPGTERKEIVVPYGRNRSNPRRGGPRGGRNTTAPHYRQGGKGRDTPSSSVDQGSSSTGANPSHSRGSRGSYRGRDNWSRNTPAPIQT, from the exons ATGATGGCCACTGAGTCACCAAAACAACGATCCGATGAAGCTACCATAACTTCTGACGCCCAACCC TCCACCAAGGTCGATACTAACCCGGAAAATGTCGATGTCAACCGAACGCACATAAATGGCGCCTCGACCGACGACCTTGCAAACAAGCATATATCCGACATTATCGATGATCTTGTGAACTCGGCCGAAGTCAGTGTTAGTGGAGGGTCCGACAACGAGGCGTCTAAAGATGGCtccaagggcaaggaggaCGGCGCCAGTCATCCTAGACCTTCGTCGACCATCAAGAAGCCAGCGCCATTCAAGGCCATCAGTGTCAATAAgaccttcctccaccaaaagGGCACCGCGCCTCCTGCTCAGACCAAGCCGCTGGAGAAACCTACCGTcaccctcagctcctccccaaccccatccagcACTTTGAGTTCATCTCGACCCCGATTGGTTGCCAAGACCGGAAGTGGCTTGGTTGCAAAGTCCTCTGGCGCAAACGGAGGGAAGTCGGGATCGGCTCCAGACGCAAACGCAGTCTGGAACAAGAATCGAC CCGCACCCCCACCGGAGCCCAAGAAATATACGGATGAAGAACTTAAGAAGTATGGCATCCATATGGCGAGCCGCCTTGGGCCTGAGGACATCAAAGGGGAGAATAACTGGGCAGATAtagaagatgacgacgaggattGGACCCCCGAGGCCATCGTTTGGGCTGACGGAACGAAAACTACCATCCCACATGTCGATGACCATCATGCAATGCCAGCTTCTGCTTCCGCGCCCCAGGCAGCGCAGACAGCATCAACGGGCGAGTTGGCTGTCCGGCAAGCATCACGAGAAAGTGAGAGTTCAGCCAAAACGAAAGCCTCGGCCCTTGTTGCCCCACCGGCTACTGCTCCCGGTCCTGGTCCCGCACCTAAGACCCATGTacttggtggtggcaagggTCTGGTGTTGAAGGGTGCTCCCGAGAAACCAACGCTTGTAGCGaagccacctcccccgcccgcCGCGATAAAGTCGCCATGGGCTACAATACCAAAGGTCGACAAGGTCTCGCCGATAGCAGCACCAGATGTGTCTGGCCCGCCAGTTTCCAGATACCCTCCACGTGATCCCGCCCTTTCTGGCGACGCTCGCCTGGCGCCCAAGGAGATCGCTGCCGATGATTTTAGTAGGGCCCCATGGCGCGATGGTCCACCGCACAGCAACAGAGAATTGTACAACTCGCAGTCTGGCCGCTATGAACCCGTTTCTGATCGCCGGGGTACAGTACGCTCTGATGTGCCACCAGGTCGACAACCAGCGGTTTTGCACCGGCCTACGCATTATGACCAGCAAGGGCCTTTTGAACCTTCTGGTCCATACCCGGGAGCCAGGGATATTGAACAGCCTGGGCCTTATGGCCGACGCCGTGGATCGTCCAATGTTAGTGGCGGTAGCGGAGCCCTGCACCGGCTTAAGACTCTCGAGCATCCGATGCCCCCCCCAGAGCTCATCAACGCAAGACGTGGGTCTATGACAGTCGGCAGTGATGGCCCAGCTTCGCCACGCAACTTTTCACCGTCCGGCggtcctcgtcatccccaAGGCTGGGCTCCCCGAGCTTCTCCTGCGATGACACATGCCATTCCATATCATCAGGCACCATCCGTGGCCAGTGTACAGGATGCTGCCCCCGCAGCCATCCAACAATCCCCACTTGTTCCCGCGGCAAGCCTTGTTGGTGTTACTGAGCAGGATATCGAATTGCAGAAGAAATTGATGAGGGAAAGGCGCGAGCTTGCCCTGAAGCGtcgtcaagaacaagaagcgAGAGAGGAGGCCGAAAGAAAAGAGCGCATTCGCGCAAAGCTTGAAGCGATGGGTCCTGCCCCTGAATCTAAGAGCGCCAAGATGGCCGCCGCCAAGGatccccctccagctccagctccagctcaaCCCCGTGAGCCTGTCACGCAAAAGCCCACAGAGACTCATGAGCCCAAGCCGAAGGAGGATGTCGATCCGGGTGCTGCACCCGCACCCGAACGGAAGCCTGAAGCTCTGCTAAATGGATCACCGGTGCAAACCTTGGCAACTCTGGACAGCATCGATGCACAGCCGCACACCCACGCCCACCCTTGGCCGAGCACAGGCAAGCCCGTTGAGCGCTATCAAGCGACTCCCACCTGGGGCCCTCCACAAGCTGGACCTGCTAAAAACGTTTGGGGCGCTCCGAATAACAATCGCACTCTGGGCAACGGTACATTTGTTTCTGATTTGGGTACTACGCAACTCCCGCATCAGCTTTCGAGTAAATCTGGACCTGGTCCTATAGCACCCCCAACCAGCGTACGCGGGGCAATGGCTCCCACAACTCGTTTGCAGCCGATTGGGCCCCCGAGACCTGGACCCCGTAGTGAACAAGCTCATGGAGGAAATGCATCAGAGCCCAGGCAGActgcctcctccgcctggACTAACAGCGCCAGCACGATAGGCTTACAAGATGAACTGTTTGCCAAGATGCTGGGCGATTCCGCCTCAGAGCGGGAGCGTCGTCTCAAAGAATCTGGTCGTGGATTGAATGACCAACCGCCTATCAAGGATACTTGGCGCCCAACGAAACTTGACGCTGACGGCAGGCGGATAGAAGCTGCCCCGAAGCAGACGGTCAAGATTGGCTCGGAACATGCTTGGGGCACCGCTGCCGAGGTGAAGGCCACAGCCTCTCAGCAAGAACCGTCGGCGTCGAGCAATGGCCCGGCCGAGTACGGCCACCTTACCCAGAGTACTATCAATACTCGGGATATCTCGACAACTTCGATCCTCGGTGTCCCGACTGCACCCCAGCATGCTCGTGGGTCTCGtttcttccccccttcccgtgACATTCGTCTTGAGAGTAGCATGGAAGTTTCTCGGCCCAAgtcaccgtctcctcctccaccagacATGGCGGGTCACCCTGCCTTCGATGGGGATGTTGCCCATCCCCACGTGTCTCTGCCTCGTCCTCAGCCCGTTGTTCGACTTCCTCCATCCGCATCTAGCGACAGGAGAAGCGCCACAGCCGTTGGTCAAGGCAAATCCCACGTTCCAAGTTTCGCTTGGGCCAAAGAAGCTGCTTACAAGGAGTCTGAACACCCCCCCGCTGGATCAAACGCAGGCAATCGTCGGCCATCATTCAACAAACCGGAGAGTGCCTGGCAGGCAAGGTTTGACAATCTGCTCGGTGGGCGCAAGGCTCACTCTGTCAACCCCAGGTCGCCCGGCCTCAGATTCGGAGATGAACCTGTCCACATGGCTTCCGAGCCATGGCCTAGTTCACCTTTCTCTCACCCCTCTTCACCGCTATCTGGCAAGGATGGATCCGTAACCACTAAGGGGATGGCGGAAGACTGCTTTGAGGAGCAAGAGATGGGATCATTGCCACCAGTGAGGATTCCTAACACAGTCTCCGAAGCGGCATGGCAGCCGTCTCCCACGCCTAAACCTCTCCCGAAGAAACTTTATGCAGTTCCTTCGAGTGCTGATCCCATCACTTTCCCGGTGCCCATGTCCGGGGCTGGCACTATATGGTGCGTGTCCTTTCCCGGAAccgagaggaaggagattgtGGTTCCCTACGGGCGGAACCGCAGCAACCCCCGCCGTGGTGGTCCGCGTGGTGGCCGAAATACCACTGCACCCCATTACAGGCAAGGAGGCAAGGGACGAGATACACCATCGTCCTCTGTTGATCAAGGCTCGAGCTCCACGGGTGCCAATCCCTCGCATAGTCGAGGAAGTCGTGGCAGCTATCGCGGGCGTGACAATTGGTCTCGTAACACCCCAGCACCCATTCAAACATAG
- the ATP17 gene encoding ATP synthase f chain, mitochondrial precursor (BUSCO:EOG09265FTN; EggNog:ENOG503P4M2; COG:S) translates to MSFVTRRALSTLIPPKVASPKAIGANPDAVRMQRVVNFYSKLPRGSAPEVKPTGLLGRYQAKYFGKNPSAAPIVHAILLVLITGYAQNYYFHLRHHKNNAH, encoded by the exons ATGAGCTTTGTCACTCGCCGGGCGCTTTCgaccctcatcccccccaag GTCGCTTCCCCCAAG GCCATTGGTGCCAACCCCGATGCCGTCCGCATGCAGCGTGTCGTCAACTTCTACTCCAAACTTCCCCGTGGCTCCGCCCCTGAGGTCAAGCCCACCGGTCTCCTCGGAAGATACCAGGCCAAGTACTTTGGCAAGAACCCCAGTGCTGCGC CCATCGTCCACGCCATTCTCCTGGTCCTGATCACTGGTTACGCCCAGAACTACTACTTCCACCTTC GTCACCACAAGAACAACGCCCACTAA
- the NdufS4 gene encoding ndufs4 NADH dehydrogenase Fe-S protein subunit (EggNog:ENOG503P215; COG:C): MASLRPSTAAAAARLLRTATFSPRSSILPASRRFESSTPSSSSTAVAPKQAKAEDLAPVQRNAPDYDVPVDQATSMFTPVPKTIQDGSEENLTLPAGLISGAPLELQARTVRIYQPSKPATQSGTAKGSRWRMDWDVLGKGHRWENPLMGWQSSADSMQGTHLTFKSKEDAIAFAEKQGYEYFVQEPNTRAFTPKAYANNFTYSPSKLKIVRTK; the protein is encoded by the exons ATGGCCTCATTACGCCCCTCcacggccgccgccgccgccagacTGCTGCGCACAGCAACCTTCTCACCCCGATCGAgcatcctccccgcctcgCGCCGTTTCGAGAGCTCTaccccctcgtcctcttcgaCCGCCGTGGCTCCCAAGCAAGCCAAGGCAGAGGACTTGGCCCCTGTTCAGCGGAATGCGCCTGACTATGACGTTCCTGTTGACCAGGCCACTTC GATGTTCACCCCAGTACCCAAGACCATTCAGGATGGTTCCGAAGAAAACCTCACTCTCCCTGCCGGCCTAATCTCTGGCGCCCCCCTAGAGCTGCAAGCCCGTACAGTCCG TATCTACCAACCCTCCAAACCAGCCACCCAATCCGGCACCGCCAAGGGCTCCCGCTGGCGCATGGACTGGGACGTCCTCGGCAAGGGCCACAGATGGGAGAACCCCCTCATGGGTTGGCAGTCCTCTGCCGATTCAATGCAGGGCACCCACCTAACATTCAAGTCCAAGGAGGATGCTATTGCCTTTGCCGAGAAACAGGGATACGAGTACTTTGTCCAGGAGCCAAACACCCGTGCCTTCACACCCAAGGCGTACGCCAACAACTTTACCTACTCGCCCAGTAAGTTGAAGATCGTCAGGACCAAAtaa
- a CDS encoding uncharacterized protein (BUSCO:EOG09264JK1; COG:Z; EggNog:ENOG503P02Y), whose product MSNWQGFQQQGHLDPDFAFREHIFAQFRQAAQRQSQAAPMTSSTATATPKYAFEARVDDTKTPKNDINALILDYLTMEGYPGAAANFSKEANLAPQQADPSIKTRQEIQHAIHSGDIETAITALNALDSDILDKNPELHFSLLRLQLVELIRQCYGGDITPALDFATQQVAPRASINEQFRVDLERAMSLLFFDHDSNLSPELKDLLSSDLRRKTATKVNEAVLVRQDQRREAAIRALVRMRAWAESSARSSKIKDLPPDIDIGLNGENAVEFQGLTETNGHEPMITT is encoded by the exons ATGTCCAACTGGCAGGGCTTTCAGCAACAGGGGCACCTCGATCCCGATTTTGCGTTCAGAGAACACATCTTCGCCCAGTTTCGACAGGCAGCGCAGCGTCAATCGCAGGCTGCCCCCATG ACTTCATCCACGGCGACTGCTACTCCTAAATATGCATTCGAGGCGCGCGTAGACGACACCAAGACGCCCAAAAA TGACATCAACGCTTTGATCTTGGACTACTTGACGATGGAGGGGTACCCAGGCGCCGCTGCCAACTTCTCCAAAGAGGCAAACCTGGCGCCACAGCAAGCGgacccctccatcaagacGAGACAAGAGATCCAACATGCCATTCACAGCGGGGATATCGAGACCGCCATCACGGCCCTGAATGCCCTCGATTCTGAT ATACTGGATAAAAACCCCGAGCTTCACTTTTCATTATTGCGTCTCCAGCTTGTGGAGCTCATCAGGCAATGCTACGGCGGTGATATCACCCCCGCCTTGGATTTTGCCACGCAACAGGTGGCTCCCAGGGCGTCGATAAATGAACAGTTTCGAGTTGATCTTGAAAGAGCCATGTCTCTGCTGTTCTTTGATCACGACTCAAACCTCAGTCCCGAACTGAAGGACCTGCTATCATCAGACTTACGCAGAAAGACCGCTACCAAGGTCAACGAGGCGGTCTTGGTCCGGCAAGACCAGCGCAGAGAGGCGGCTATCCGGGCTCTGGTGCGCATGCGTGCCTGGGCTGAATCATCGGCCAGATCGtccaagatcaaggaccTGCCGCCTGACATCGACATTGGGCTGAATGGGGAGAACGCAGTTGAGTTTCAAGGACTCACCGAGACGAATGGACATGAACCAATGATTACGACTTGA
- the URK1 gene encoding Uridine kinase (COG:T; COG:Z; EggNog:ENOG503NW7D), with protein MPSTIPVAPGTPQLEDLVMNLKTNGTAGTSSVDGTIAKRAHYAPPWADVSIIGIAGSSGSGKSTLSQAIVSKLNLPWVVILSIDSFYKSLDEEASRKAFRCEYDFDAPDALDFDVLVDRLRDLKAGKRADIPVYSFEKHARMEQTTSIYSPHVLILEGIFALHDPRVLELLDMKIFCEADADTCLSRRILRDQRERGRDVEGIIKQWFSFVKPNFERYVDPQRKVADIIVPRGVENQVAMTMVTQFIQQKLLEKSTHHRAALTRLEIGALSEPLTSKVHIMNQTSQMRGMNTIIHNIDTTSEDFIFYFDRLAALLVEQALNNVFFTSKTITTPQNLSYRGLAPAGEVSAVVVLRGGAALEAGLHRVIPDCKTGRVLIQSNIRTGEPELHYQVLPKDIAEHSAVLLLDAQMSSGGSALMAVQVLVDHGVKEERIVLVTYSAGRMGLHRLTKVFPDISVVVGNLCTDAEERWVERRYFRC; from the exons ATGCCTTCCACCATCCCCGTCGCCCCCGGCACGCCGCAGCTTGAAGATCTTGTCATGAACCTGAAGACCAACGGCACTGCTGGTACCTCGTCAGTCGACGGCACTATCGCAAAGAGGGCGCACTATGCTCCACCATGGGCCGATGTCAGCATCATCGGTATCGCCGGCAGCTCGGGTTCTGGAAAGTCGACTCTCTCGCAGGCCATCGTTAGCAAGTTGAACCTGCCGTGGGTTGTCATCTTGTCCATT GACTCGTTCTACAAGTCCCTCGATGAAGAAGCGTCGAGAAAAGCGTTCCGCTGTGAATACGATTTTGATGCGCCAGAT GCCTTGGACTTTGACGTTTTGGTAGACCGGCTGCGAGACCTGAAAGCGGG CAAACGCGCGGATATTCCAGTCTACTCTTTTGAGAAGCACGCTCGCATGGAACAAACCACATCGATCTACTCACCTCATGTCTTGATTCTTGAAGGAATCTTCGCCCTTCATGACCCAAGAGTCCTTGAGCTCTTGGACATGAAG ATCTTTTGTGAAGCAGACGCAGACACCTGCCTGTCCCGAAGAA TTCTCCGAGATCAGCGGGAGAGAGGCCGTGATGTTGAAGGTATCATCAAGCAGTGGTTCTCCTTTGTAAAGCCCAATTTCGAACGG TATGTCGATCCTCAGCGTAAAGTGGCCGATATTATCGTCCCCCGCGGTGTTGAAAATCAGGTTGCCATGA CCATGGTTACCCAATTCATCCAGCAAAAGCTTCTCGAAAAGTCAACTCATCATCGTGCGGCACTCACCCGCCTCGAGATCGGTGCTCTTTCAGAACCCCTAACCTCCAAAGTTCACATCATGAATCAAACGTCCCAGATGCGTGGCATGAACACCATCATACACAACATCGACACCACGTCAGAAGACTTCATCTTCTATTTCGACCGCCTTGCTGCCCTGCTAGTTGAGCA GGCCTTAAACAACGTCTTCTTTACATccaaaaccatcaccacGCCTCAAAACCTCTCATATCGCGGCCTCGCCCCGGCAGGCGAGGTATCCGCCGTCGTTGTTCTTAGGGGCGGCGCGGCTCTTGAGGCTGGTCTGCATCGCGTAATCCCAGACTGCAAGACTGGTCGCGTGCTGATTCAGTCCAACATCCGCACTGGAGAGCCGGAGTTGCATTACCAGGTCCTCCCCAAGGACATCGCTGAACACTCGGCCGTTCTACTGCTCGACGCTCAGATGAGCTCTGGTGGTTCGGCGCTCATGGCCGTGCAAGTTCTTGTTGACCACGGTGTCAAGGAAGAGAGAATTGTGTTGGTCACTTACAGTGCTGGCCGGATGGGTTTGCACAGGCTCACCAAAGTATTTCCCGACAtttctgtggtggtgggtaaTTTGTGCACTGATGCCGAGGAGCGCTGGGTTGAAAGGCGGTATTTCCGTTGCTGA